The following coding sequences lie in one Glycine soja cultivar W05 chromosome 16, ASM419377v2, whole genome shotgun sequence genomic window:
- the LOC114389174 gene encoding cyclin-dependent kinase F-4-like: MERYKLIKEVGDGTFGSVWRAINKQSGEVVAIKKMKKKYYSWEECVNLREVKSLRKMNHANIVKLKEVIRECDTLCLVFEYMEYNLYQLMKNREKLFSENEVRNWCFQVFQGLAYMHQRGYFHRDLKPENLLVTKDVIKIADFGLAREISSLPPYTEYVSTRWYRAPEVLLQSHLYSSKVDMWAMGAIMAELFTLRPLFPGSSEADEIYKICSVLGSPTTESWADGLKLARDINYQFPQLAGVHLSTLIPSRSDDAISLVTSLCSWDPCKRPTAAEVLQHPFFQSCFYIPPSLRTRAVTRTPPSAGTRGSLDRLGLKRYSGALPNTKITNNFTSPKVQASIASGVQRKLDMANEDGIKSKKSLKTTQQSKYRLPGKGSPTSINKGRTARGVSETAEKLVNMSIGTRRLSLGQTRPPPMKAGVNWISESGNLLRSGQQIPTERTLTRKVAG, encoded by the exons ATGGAGAG GTACAAGTTAATTAAGGAAGTAGGTGATGGAACATTTGGGAGTGTTTGGAGAGCCATTAATAAGCAAAGTGGTGAAGTT GTTGCaatcaagaaaatgaaaaagaaatattactCTTGGGAGGAGTGTGTAAACCTGAGAGAAGTCAAG TCATTACGGAAAATGAATCATGCAAATATTGTGAAGCTGAAGGAAGTTATACGAGAATGTGACACTCTGTGCCTTGTTTTTGAGTACATG GAATACAACCTGTACCAACTTATGAAAAACAGGGAAAAGCTGTTTTCTGAAAATGAAGTTAGAAATTGGTGTTTTCAAGTTTTCCAAGGTTTAGCTTACATGCACCAGCGTGGATACTTTCATCGTGATCTTAAGCCTG AAAACTTGCTGGTCACCAAAGATGTCATCAAGATTGCTGATTTTGGCCTAGCCAGAGAGATCAGTTCACTACCACCCTATACTGAGTATGTCTCCACACGGTG GTATCGTGCTCCTGAAGTCCTGCTTCAGTCCCATCTATATAGCTCTAAAGTTG ATATGTGGGCAATGGGTGCTATAATGGCTGAGTTGTTCACTCTCCGTCCTCTATTCCCCGGTTCCAG TGAAGCAGATGAGATTTACAAAATATGCAGTGTGCTAGGTAGTCCAACCACTGAATCTTGGGCAGATGGACTCAAACTTGCCAGGGATATCAACTATCAGTTTCCACAG CTTGCTGGTGTACATCTCTCTACACTGATCCCATCCAGAAGCGATGATGCAATCAGCCTTGTGACG TCACTTTGTTCATGGGATCCCTGCAAGAGACCAACAGCAGCAGAGGTTCTTCAACATCCTTTTTTTCAG AGTTGCTTTTACATCCCTCCATCCCTTCGCACCAGAGCTGTAACCAGAACTCCACCATCTG CTGGGACCAGGGGATCACTGGATCGGCTGGGCCTCAAGAGATACTCTGGTGCTTTGCCTAATACAAAAATCACCAACAATTTTACTTCCCCAAAAGTACAAGCTTCTATAGCTTCAG GTGTGCAAAGGAAGCTGGATATGGCAAATGAG GATGGAATTAAGAGCAAGAAATCATTGAAGACTACTCAACAATCAAAATATCGATTACCAGGAAAAGGCAGCCCAA CTTCTATAAACAAGGGGAGGACTGCACGTGGGGTTTCAGAAACAGCTGAGAAGTTGGTCAATATGTCAATCGGTACTCGAAGACTGTCCTTGGGACAAACCCGTCCGCCTCCCATGAAGGCTGGAGTCAATTGGATTTCTGAATCTGGAAACTTGCTCAGGTCCGGACAACAAATTCCAACTGAAAGAACTTTGACAAGAAAAGTTGCCGGGTGA